The Patescibacteria group bacterium genomic sequence ATAAATTATGTTAAAATACAAAAACATTATCCTATTCGGTCCACAGGGCAGCGGCAAGGGAACTCAAGCAGATATTTTGGCAGAAAAGTTTGGGATGCCGCATATTTCTACAGGCGAGATTTTTCGGCAGGAAATTAAAGAGCACACGGAAATTGGTAAAATGGCCGAGCAGATTATCA encodes the following:
- a CDS encoding nucleoside monophosphate kinase, encoding MLKYKNIILFGPQGSGKGTQADILAEKFGMPHISTGEIFRQEIKEHTEIGKMAEQII